One genomic window of Paraburkholderia phytofirmans PsJN includes the following:
- a CDS encoding DUF3443 domain-containing protein, with product MSNPSTGDSSSNTLAVDASAVPTPVGPGNTMSVTVSGTGIHNQPMVSVKLCAPGSNASTSCTTIPNVIVDTASFGLRLVRSAIPTSTFNALTAETDQSSGLPLAECALFGSGYAWGSVHLADIGLSSEVAASVPIQVIGDSALTIAAPSECQVGRPLAAASDLGANGILGIGVSPVDCGSQCALTVLSQFYYTNAGNAVSVPVSKQISNPVARFAQDNNGVILEMAQVSDSGSATAQGTLVFGIDTQANNVLNGTGAPIFRTDLNGDFTSSYGGTTFTQTFFDSGSTVMFFPDTTIPRDTSSGYYIPTATVGRTSTLIGTNPASVSLGFNIANGATLTSSGNNAFNNLGIYMTRQFDFGLPFFYGRHVYYGISGRASSGGGTGPYVAYVSS from the coding sequence ATGTCCAACCCTTCGACCGGCGACTCGAGCTCCAACACGCTCGCCGTCGATGCGTCTGCCGTGCCCACACCCGTCGGCCCCGGCAACACGATGTCGGTGACGGTAAGCGGAACGGGCATTCACAACCAGCCGATGGTCAGCGTCAAGCTCTGCGCCCCCGGCTCCAACGCAAGCACGAGTTGCACGACGATTCCCAATGTGATTGTCGATACGGCATCGTTCGGGCTGCGTCTGGTGCGCTCCGCGATCCCGACCTCCACCTTCAACGCGCTCACCGCCGAAACGGATCAGTCGAGCGGTCTGCCGCTTGCTGAATGCGCATTGTTCGGCAGCGGTTATGCATGGGGTTCGGTGCATCTCGCGGACATCGGGCTGTCGAGCGAGGTTGCCGCCTCGGTGCCGATCCAGGTGATCGGCGATTCGGCGCTGACCATTGCCGCGCCGAGCGAATGCCAGGTGGGCCGGCCGCTCGCCGCCGCGTCCGATCTCGGCGCGAACGGCATTCTCGGCATCGGCGTCAGCCCGGTGGACTGCGGCTCGCAGTGTGCGCTGACGGTGCTCTCGCAGTTCTATTACACCAATGCCGGCAACGCGGTCTCGGTGCCGGTCTCCAAGCAGATCAGCAATCCGGTCGCACGGTTCGCGCAAGATAACAACGGTGTGATTCTGGAAATGGCGCAGGTGTCCGATAGCGGCAGCGCGACCGCTCAAGGCACGCTCGTGTTCGGCATCGATACGCAAGCCAATAACGTGCTGAACGGCACGGGCGCGCCGATTTTCCGAACGGATCTGAACGGCGACTTCACGTCGTCATATGGCGGCACCACGTTCACACAGACGTTCTTCGATTCGGGCTCGACGGTGATGTTCTTTCCGGACACGACGATCCCTCGCGACACGTCGTCCGGCTATTACATTCCGACCGCAACCGTGGGCCGTACCTCGACGCTGATCGGGACCAATCCGGCGAGCGTGTCACTCGGCTTCAATATTGCCAACGGCGCGACGCTAACTTCATCGGGGAATAACGCGTTCAATAATCTCGGGATCTACATGACCCGGCAGTTCGACTTCGGTTTGCCGTTCTTTTACGGCCGTCATGTGTATTACGGGATTTCGGGGCGTGCTTCGTCGGGGGGCGGGACGGGGCCGTATGTGGCTTATGTTTCGAGTTGA
- a CDS encoding IclR family transcriptional regulator, whose translation MAANSKQSDAAALTGDYLDSKARYVPDEFDGDRQFATTLARGLDILHCFTPRESQLGNAELAARTGMTKATISRFTYTLTRLGYLRVNRMNNKFQLGSAVLSLSYPLLASMSVRQIARPSMKELADQIRGSVSLGMRDRLNVVYLESSRSSTPLGMPADIGLSYPIVRTAMGRALLAALPAERREALCNEIAVKSPHEWSTFRERVLSAIDYFYERGFCVSYGDLRREIHAVAVPMKPSADGEILVFNCGVPSYLLKEKQLEGDIGPRLVSMVRSVEGAMGIY comes from the coding sequence ATGGCAGCCAACAGCAAGCAGTCCGACGCGGCGGCGCTCACCGGCGATTACCTGGATTCGAAAGCGCGCTACGTGCCGGACGAATTCGACGGCGACCGCCAGTTCGCCACCACGCTGGCGCGCGGCCTCGACATCCTGCATTGCTTCACGCCGCGCGAATCGCAACTCGGCAATGCCGAATTGGCGGCGCGCACCGGCATGACCAAGGCGACGATTTCACGCTTTACCTACACGCTCACGCGGCTCGGCTATTTGCGCGTCAATCGGATGAATAACAAGTTTCAGCTCGGCTCGGCCGTGTTGTCGCTGAGTTATCCGTTGCTTGCGAGCATGAGCGTGCGCCAGATCGCGCGGCCGTCGATGAAGGAGCTGGCGGATCAGATTCGCGGTTCAGTTTCGCTCGGCATGCGTGACCGGCTCAACGTCGTGTATCTGGAAAGCAGCCGCAGCAGTACGCCGCTTGGAATGCCGGCGGATATCGGGCTGAGCTATCCGATCGTGCGAACGGCGATGGGCCGCGCGCTGCTTGCGGCGCTGCCCGCTGAGCGGCGCGAGGCGCTGTGCAATGAAATCGCGGTGAAGTCGCCGCATGAATGGAGCACCTTCCGCGAGCGCGTACTGAGCGCAATCGACTATTTCTATGAGCGCGGCTTTTGCGTGTCCTACGGCGACCTGCGTCGCGAGATCCATGCCGTTGCCGTGCCGATGAAGCCGTCAGCCGATGGCGAGATTCTCGTTTTCAATTGCGGCGTGCCTTCTTATCTGCTGAAGGAGAAGCAACTGGAAGGCGATATCGGGCCGCGGCTCGTTTCGATGGTGCGCAGTGTGGAAGGGGCGATGGGAATTTACTGA
- a CDS encoding AtuA-related protein produces the protein MKLRELAHSRTGDKGNTLNISVICYDAQHYDHLRTVLTPERVKAHLRDVVRGDVVRHELPAIAAFNFVLGNALGGGVTRSLALDAHGKSLSSALMDLDVEAPAS, from the coding sequence ATGAAATTACGTGAACTGGCTCATTCGCGCACCGGCGACAAAGGCAATACGCTGAACATCTCGGTGATCTGTTACGACGCGCAGCATTACGACCATCTACGCACCGTGCTGACGCCGGAACGCGTGAAGGCGCATCTGCGTGATGTCGTGCGGGGCGACGTGGTGCGCCATGAACTGCCCGCGATTGCCGCGTTCAACTTCGTGCTCGGCAATGCGCTCGGCGGCGGTGTGACGCGTTCGCTCGCACTCGATGCACACGGCAAGTCGTTGAGTTCCGCGTTGATGGATCTCGATGTCGAGGCGCCCGCTTCGTAG
- a CDS encoding acyclic terpene utilization AtuA family protein, with the protein MTATQPQRRVRIGAGAGYSGDRIEPAVELAQYGALDYLVFECLAERTIAIAQQARSKDPELGYDPLLETRMKAVLPAALRNGVRIISNMGAANPLAAARKTAEIARSLGLGDVKIAAVTGDDVLDVVRQGDFCFVESGERVADYKDRLVSANAYLGASAIVDALAAGAQIVLTGRVADPSLFVAPLIHEFGWRMDDWQTLGQATVIGHLLECAGQITGGYFADPGFKDVPELARLGFPIAEVGQDGGVVITKLAQAGGRVTEATCKEQLLYEIHDPQRYLQPDVVADFSQVRVAQEAPDRVRVSGGRGTPRTDTLKVSVAYFDGYIGEGQISYGGPGAFARARLALDIVRERLVLTGVQTRELRFDLIGVNALHGETAAVGYAEPYEVRARVAGRTTSLAQAVQIGNEVETLYTNGPAGGGGVTKSAREVVAVQSVLLPREHVTPAFSMVEA; encoded by the coding sequence ATGACAGCTACTCAACCTCAACGTAGGGTACGCATCGGGGCGGGCGCGGGTTATTCAGGCGACCGTATTGAACCGGCGGTCGAACTGGCGCAATACGGCGCGCTCGATTACCTCGTGTTCGAGTGCCTCGCGGAACGCACGATTGCGATCGCGCAGCAGGCGCGCAGCAAGGACCCTGAACTCGGCTACGACCCGCTGCTCGAAACACGCATGAAGGCGGTATTGCCGGCCGCGTTGCGCAACGGCGTGCGGATCATTTCGAACATGGGTGCCGCGAATCCGCTCGCGGCGGCGCGCAAGACCGCGGAGATCGCGCGCTCGCTCGGTCTCGGCGACGTGAAGATCGCCGCAGTCACCGGCGACGATGTGCTCGACGTGGTGCGCCAAGGCGATTTCTGTTTCGTGGAATCGGGAGAACGCGTCGCGGACTACAAGGATCGGCTCGTGTCCGCGAACGCGTATCTCGGCGCGAGCGCGATCGTCGATGCGCTCGCGGCCGGTGCGCAGATCGTGTTGACCGGACGCGTGGCCGATCCGTCGCTGTTCGTCGCGCCGCTGATTCACGAATTCGGCTGGCGCATGGACGACTGGCAGACGCTCGGCCAGGCGACGGTGATCGGCCATCTGCTCGAATGCGCGGGGCAAATCACCGGCGGCTATTTCGCGGATCCTGGTTTCAAGGATGTCCCTGAACTGGCGAGGCTCGGTTTTCCCATCGCCGAAGTCGGGCAGGACGGCGGGGTGGTCATTACCAAGCTGGCGCAAGCCGGCGGACGCGTCACCGAGGCGACCTGCAAGGAACAACTGCTGTACGAGATTCACGATCCGCAGCGCTATCTGCAACCGGACGTGGTCGCGGATTTCTCGCAGGTGCGTGTCGCGCAGGAAGCGCCGGATCGCGTTCGCGTGAGCGGCGGGCGAGGCACGCCGCGTACGGATACGCTGAAGGTGTCGGTGGCTTATTTCGATGGCTATATCGGCGAAGGGCAAATTTCCTATGGCGGTCCTGGCGCGTTCGCGCGCGCGCGGCTCGCACTCGATATCGTGCGGGAGCGGCTCGTGTTGACCGGCGTGCAGACGCGTGAATTGCGTTTCGATCTGATCGGTGTGAACGCTTTGCACGGCGAAACCGCAGCAGTGGGTTACGCCGAGCCGTACGAAGTGCGCGCGCGAGTGGCGGGGCGCACGACCTCGCTCGCTCAGGCCGTGCAGATCGGCAACGAGGTGGAGACGCTTTATACCAACGGTCCGGCAGGCGGAGGCGGCGTCACGAAGTCAGCGCGCGAAGTCGTCGCGGTGCAATCGGTTTTGCTGCCGCGCGAGCATGTGACGCCGGCGTTTTCGATGGTGGAGGCGTGA
- a CDS encoding LysR family transcriptional regulator, which translates to MDLNLRDIRAFIAVAQTGSFTRAATRLHLSQPALTVQIRRLEETVGMRLFDRNSRNVALTPTGRELLPLLQKSLHDMEHVLIDARALGVGASGTVRIACLPTFAASVLPELVQDIKKAVPRVSFHVRDVVASMVNTLVRNEEVDIGLTGGQLDDAAFEVLHAGIDRLVAVFPKRHALARRRRITLADLAVAPLVLTAQGTSVRAVVDSAFTNARCTPEIACEPTYMMTAVAMVRAGLGVTILPASAREVRAEPELIVRAVDDPAFTRPIALIKKRGRTLPPVTETFVTMLIEKLGAD; encoded by the coding sequence ATGGATCTAAATCTTCGGGACATCCGCGCGTTTATCGCCGTCGCGCAAACGGGCAGCTTCACGCGCGCGGCGACGCGGCTGCATCTGTCGCAACCGGCGTTGACGGTGCAGATTCGCCGCCTCGAAGAAACCGTCGGCATGCGCCTGTTCGACCGCAACAGCCGCAATGTCGCGCTCACGCCGACCGGCCGTGAATTGCTGCCGCTGCTGCAGAAGTCGCTGCATGACATGGAGCATGTGCTGATCGACGCGCGTGCGCTCGGCGTTGGCGCAAGCGGCACGGTACGGATCGCCTGTTTGCCGACGTTTGCGGCCAGCGTGTTGCCCGAACTCGTGCAGGACATCAAGAAGGCCGTGCCGCGCGTGAGCTTTCATGTGCGCGACGTGGTCGCCAGCATGGTCAACACATTGGTGCGCAATGAAGAGGTGGACATCGGACTGACTGGCGGCCAGTTGGACGATGCCGCTTTCGAGGTGCTGCATGCGGGCATCGACCGGCTGGTTGCCGTGTTCCCGAAGCGGCATGCGCTTGCCCGGCGGCGGCGCATCACGCTGGCCGATCTCGCGGTCGCGCCGCTCGTGTTGACCGCGCAAGGCACGAGCGTGCGGGCGGTGGTCGATAGCGCTTTCACGAACGCCCGCTGCACGCCGGAGATCGCGTGCGAGCCGACCTACATGATGACCGCGGTCGCAATGGTGCGCGCCGGACTCGGCGTGACGATCCTGCCGGCGTCGGCCCGCGAAGTCAGGGCGGAGCCCGAGCTGATCGTGCGCGCGGTCGACGACCCCGCGTTTACTCGCCCTATCGCGCTCATCAAGAAACGCGGCAGGACGCTGCCGCCGGTTACGGAAACCTTTGTGACGATGCTGATCGAGAAGCTCGGCGCGGATTGA
- a CDS encoding LysR family transcriptional regulator — MALGNINDIATFVTVVKAGSFTSAGQQLGITRSAVGKIIARLEARLQVRLLHRTPHSLGLTDDGSVFYGRCTQILEDLEETETAMAVRSATPAGSLRISLPIALGHRQVLPIIALFLERWPAVSAEVSFTDRFVDLVDEGIDVAIRVGEPKPDSRLIARTVATQKLITCASPVYLAKRGAPVSPLDLAHHECLQFVSAGRPQPWLFAGVGQQAVEAGGRLKMDSAEALIGAAVNGVGIINLPNYLVANEIRQGHLQPLLQSFAAQALPIRAIYPTRRHLTPKVRLFIDELIEAWQPVPPWEEADA; from the coding sequence TTGGCGCTCGGCAACATCAACGACATCGCGACCTTCGTCACCGTGGTCAAGGCCGGCAGCTTTACGTCGGCGGGACAGCAACTCGGTATTACGCGCTCGGCGGTCGGCAAGATCATTGCCCGTCTCGAAGCGCGCTTGCAGGTGCGCCTGCTGCACCGAACGCCGCACAGCCTGGGACTCACGGACGACGGCTCCGTGTTTTACGGTCGCTGCACGCAGATTCTCGAAGACCTCGAAGAGACCGAAACGGCCATGGCGGTGCGCAGCGCGACACCGGCAGGCTCATTGCGCATCAGCCTGCCGATCGCCCTCGGTCACCGTCAGGTGTTGCCGATCATCGCGTTGTTTCTGGAACGCTGGCCCGCGGTCAGCGCCGAGGTGAGCTTCACGGACCGCTTCGTCGATCTCGTCGACGAGGGGATCGACGTCGCCATCCGCGTCGGCGAACCGAAACCGGACTCGCGGCTCATCGCGCGCACGGTGGCCACGCAAAAGCTGATCACGTGTGCGTCGCCGGTTTATCTCGCGAAGCGTGGTGCGCCTGTCTCGCCGCTCGATCTCGCGCACCACGAGTGCCTGCAATTCGTCAGCGCGGGACGTCCGCAACCCTGGCTTTTCGCGGGCGTCGGGCAACAGGCGGTGGAGGCCGGCGGCAGATTGAAGATGGACAGCGCCGAGGCGTTGATCGGCGCGGCTGTGAATGGTGTGGGCATCATCAATCTGCCCAACTATCTGGTTGCGAACGAGATCCGCCAGGGCCATTTGCAACCGCTGCTGCAATCGTTCGCAGCGCAAGCGCTGCCGATTCGCGCGATCTATCCGACGCGCCGGCATCTCACGCCGAAGGTGCGGCTTTTTATCGATGAGTTGATCGAAGCGTGGCAGCCGGTGCCGCCGTGGGAAGAAGCGGACGCCTGA
- a CDS encoding acyl-CoA dehydrogenase family protein, whose protein sequence is MTSHSSHFDAMLAGVAKFVRDEAIPRENEIEQADAVPADLVQRMRELGYFGWSIPRDFGGAGLSTEQLVRGAFELSQASVAFRARVGTNTGIGSEALVADGTDTQKQRYLPRLASGEFTGAFALTEPDAGSDATALRTTARRDGDHYILDGSKCFITNAPIADLFTVMARTELAKPGAGGISAFLVERGTPGLSTSAPYDKMGQAGSPVGDVVFEGCRVPAANLIGGKEGMGFRTAMKVLNKQRIHLAALCTGPAMRMLEEAVAYTSRREQFGKPVAEFQLVQALIAECQTEIYAARSMILETARKRDAGEDVALEASMCKMFASEMCGRVADRAVQMLGGRGYLAGNAVERFYRDVRAFRIYEGTTQIHQLNIAKITLRRAAERDQAKVRADAACAA, encoded by the coding sequence ATGACCAGCCATTCCTCACACTTCGACGCAATGCTCGCGGGCGTCGCAAAGTTCGTCCGCGACGAAGCAATCCCGCGTGAAAACGAAATCGAACAGGCGGACGCCGTACCGGCCGACCTCGTTCAGCGCATGCGCGAGCTCGGCTATTTCGGCTGGAGCATTCCGCGCGATTTCGGCGGCGCCGGGCTGTCGACCGAGCAGTTGGTGCGCGGCGCGTTTGAACTTTCGCAGGCGTCGGTGGCATTTCGCGCTCGGGTGGGCACCAATACCGGCATCGGTTCAGAAGCACTGGTCGCCGACGGCACGGACACGCAGAAACAGCGCTATCTGCCGCGGCTCGCGTCCGGCGAATTCACCGGCGCTTTCGCGCTGACCGAGCCCGATGCAGGCTCGGACGCCACGGCATTGCGCACCACGGCGCGGCGCGACGGAGATCATTACATTCTCGACGGCAGCAAGTGCTTCATCACCAACGCGCCGATAGCCGATCTCTTCACCGTGATGGCGCGAACCGAGCTGGCCAAGCCAGGCGCGGGCGGCATTTCCGCGTTTCTCGTCGAGCGTGGCACGCCGGGTCTTTCCACTAGTGCGCCTTACGACAAGATGGGCCAGGCGGGCTCGCCGGTCGGCGACGTCGTGTTCGAAGGGTGCCGCGTGCCGGCCGCCAATCTGATCGGCGGCAAGGAAGGCATGGGTTTCCGCACCGCGATGAAGGTGCTGAACAAACAGCGCATCCACCTCGCCGCACTATGCACAGGGCCGGCCATGCGCATGCTCGAAGAAGCGGTCGCCTACACTTCGCGGCGCGAGCAGTTCGGCAAGCCTGTGGCCGAATTCCAGCTCGTGCAGGCGCTGATCGCCGAATGTCAGACTGAAATTTACGCCGCGCGCTCGATGATCCTCGAAACCGCGCGCAAGCGCGATGCCGGCGAGGATGTCGCGCTGGAGGCGTCGATGTGCAAGATGTTCGCCTCGGAAATGTGCGGCCGCGTCGCGGATCGCGCGGTGCAAATGCTCGGAGGACGCGGCTATCTGGCGGGCAACGCGGTCGAAAGGTTTTACCGCGACGTCCGCGCCTTTCGCATCTATGAAGGCACCACGCAGATTCATCAATTGAACATCGCGAAGATCACGCTGCGGCGCGCCGCCGAGCGAGATCAGGCAAAAGTTCGCGCCGACGCCGCGTGTGCAGCATGA
- a CDS encoding MFS transporter, with protein MDANQLAGSSARPALASDSALDAPLVSTGAAASRGASWAAVLSVAVGSFAFVATEYMPVGLLPQIAHDLGVTPGTAGLMVTTPGIIAAISAPALLLAAGRINRRLILLLLAALLVASNAISAIAPSFAVMLVGRALLGASLGGFWTVALGASGQLVREDQAARAGATIFMGITLATVIGVPLGTLIADLSSWRVSFFATAVLAGVALAAQVVFLPSLPPKAAMRTDDFRAMLARSNVRRSLWMVGLLFGAHFAAYTYIAPFLERNAAFGPSWITAVLLGFGVVGFAANFAISALVTRHLKVSLLMLGALMAAALFALPMLQVSRVGVIAAVMAWGIAYGAIPLSLSIWMQWTSPERPEAGSSMFVSTVQTSIALGSLAGGAVVDHLSIASTMHFGGLLAVLSLLVIMTFSTRHASLKDVLDK; from the coding sequence ATGGATGCCAATCAACTTGCCGGATCGTCCGCGAGACCGGCACTCGCTAGCGACAGCGCGCTCGATGCGCCGCTCGTCTCAACAGGGGCGGCTGCCTCGCGCGGAGCGTCGTGGGCGGCGGTGCTATCCGTCGCGGTCGGCTCGTTTGCCTTCGTCGCCACGGAATACATGCCGGTCGGCCTGTTGCCGCAGATCGCGCACGATCTCGGCGTCACGCCCGGCACAGCAGGCCTGATGGTGACGACGCCGGGCATCATCGCCGCGATCTCGGCGCCCGCGCTGCTGCTCGCCGCCGGCCGCATCAACCGCCGTCTGATCCTGTTGCTGCTGGCCGCGTTGCTGGTCGCATCGAATGCGATCTCCGCAATCGCGCCGAGCTTTGCCGTGATGCTGGTGGGCCGCGCGTTGCTGGGCGCGAGCCTCGGCGGCTTCTGGACCGTCGCGCTCGGCGCGTCGGGGCAACTCGTGCGCGAGGACCAGGCCGCCCGCGCCGGCGCGACGATTTTCATGGGCATCACGCTGGCGACGGTGATCGGTGTGCCGCTCGGCACCTTGATCGCCGATCTGAGTTCATGGCGTGTGTCGTTCTTTGCGACTGCGGTGCTCGCGGGCGTAGCGTTGGCCGCACAGGTGGTGTTCCTGCCGTCGCTGCCGCCCAAGGCGGCGATGCGCACGGACGACTTTCGCGCCATGCTGGCACGCTCGAACGTGCGCCGCAGTCTGTGGATGGTCGGGCTGCTGTTCGGCGCGCACTTCGCGGCTTATACGTACATCGCGCCGTTCCTCGAGCGCAATGCGGCCTTCGGTCCGTCGTGGATTACGGCTGTGCTGCTCGGTTTCGGCGTGGTCGGCTTCGCGGCGAATTTCGCGATCTCGGCTTTGGTCACGCGCCATCTCAAGGTCTCGCTGCTGATGTTGGGCGCGCTCATGGCGGCCGCTTTGTTCGCCTTGCCGATGCTTCAAGTCTCGCGTGTGGGCGTGATCGCCGCGGTGATGGCGTGGGGCATCGCATACGGTGCTATCCCGCTCAGCCTGAGCATCTGGATGCAATGGACTTCGCCGGAACGCCCTGAAGCGGGTTCGTCGATGTTCGTGAGCACCGTGCAGACCTCGATCGCGCTCGGCTCGCTGGCGGGCGGCGCGGTGGTCGATCACCTCAGCATCGCCTCGACGATGCACTTCGGCGGCTTGCTCGCGGTGCTGAGCCTGCTTGTGATCATGACGTTCAGCACACGTCACGCGAGCCTCAAGGACGTACTCGACAAATAG
- a CDS encoding CitMHS family transporter has product MLPLLGLATIVVLLGAILSKRMSPLVALIIVPIAASLIGGFGFQTSKFVIDGLKNLAPVVGMFVFAILYFGTITDAGTLDPIIDRILRAVGTRPTRIVMGTTLLALLIHLDGSGAVCFLVTIPAMLPLYDRLKMDRRVLAAAVSMAAGINFLPWTGPMIRASASLHLPISALFNPLIPVQAIGLVFVFGMAFWLGRREEKRLGLTAASGSVPMPKRELSPEEQALRRPKNFWFNIVLTLVVLGTMVVMGEKVPPAIMFMVGLCIALMVNYPNVDMQRKRIDAHARAALMMAGILLAAGVFTGVMQGSGMLKAMAQAAVGFVPPAMAGHIPVALGLLSMPLSMLFDPDSFYFGVLPVIAEVAGQLGVPAVHVGQAALLGQMTTGFPVSPLTPATFLVVGLCGIDLADHQKFTFPLLFGASVVMTIACVVLGIFSL; this is encoded by the coding sequence ATGCTGCCATTACTGGGGCTCGCAACCATCGTCGTGCTGCTCGGCGCGATTCTGTCTAAACGCATGTCGCCGCTGGTGGCGCTCATCATCGTGCCGATTGCGGCGTCGCTCATCGGCGGCTTCGGCTTTCAGACCAGCAAGTTCGTAATCGACGGACTCAAGAACCTCGCGCCGGTCGTCGGCATGTTCGTGTTCGCGATTCTTTACTTCGGCACCATCACCGACGCGGGCACACTCGATCCGATCATCGACCGCATTCTGCGCGCGGTCGGCACGCGGCCCACGCGCATCGTAATGGGCACCACGCTGCTCGCGCTGCTGATCCATCTGGACGGTTCCGGCGCCGTGTGCTTTCTGGTCACGATTCCCGCCATGCTGCCGCTTTACGATCGCCTGAAGATGGACCGGCGCGTACTGGCCGCGGCAGTTTCGATGGCGGCCGGCATCAACTTTCTGCCGTGGACGGGCCCGATGATTCGCGCCTCCGCCTCGCTGCATCTGCCGATCTCGGCGCTGTTCAATCCGCTGATTCCGGTGCAGGCGATCGGCCTTGTGTTCGTATTTGGCATGGCGTTCTGGCTCGGCCGGCGTGAGGAAAAACGTCTCGGTCTCACGGCCGCGAGCGGTTCGGTGCCCATGCCCAAGCGCGAACTCTCGCCCGAAGAACAGGCGCTGCGACGGCCTAAGAACTTCTGGTTCAACATTGTGCTGACATTGGTGGTGCTCGGCACGATGGTCGTGATGGGCGAGAAGGTTCCGCCGGCGATCATGTTCATGGTCGGCCTCTGCATCGCGTTGATGGTGAACTATCCGAACGTCGACATGCAGCGCAAACGGATCGACGCACATGCTCGCGCGGCCTTGATGATGGCCGGCATTCTGCTGGCGGCCGGCGTGTTCACCGGCGTGATGCAAGGCAGCGGCATGCTGAAGGCGATGGCGCAAGCGGCGGTCGGTTTCGTGCCGCCCGCGATGGCCGGCCATATTCCGGTCGCGCTCGGCTTGCTGTCGATGCCGCTCAGCATGTTGTTCGACCCCGACTCGTTCTACTTCGGCGTGCTGCCTGTGATCGCCGAAGTGGCCGGCCAACTCGGCGTGCCCGCGGTGCATGTCGGCCAGGCCGCCTTGCTCGGCCAGATGACCACGGGCTTTCCGGTGAGCCCGCTGACACCGGCCACGTTTCTCGTGGTCGGCCTGTGCGGCATCGATCTCGCCGATCACCAGAAATTCACGTTCCCCTTGCTGTTCGGCGCGTCGGTCGTCATGACGATTGCCTGCGTCGTGCTGGGGATATTCTCACTGTGA
- a CDS encoding DUF2844 domain-containing protein, which yields MIMSQFRMLAVAAASLALVALAAPAYAALGAAPTYPVTASSTSAGAASQNSAAVARFAASGSAASAAYTVSQTTLPSGTVVSEYIGAGNTVFALSWQGPTMPPLKTLLAAYFPSYVQALTDAHATQGGGYGPAAVHQSALVVETGGHMGAFVGRAYLPQALPQGVSADDIK from the coding sequence ATGATAATGAGTCAATTTCGCATGCTCGCGGTGGCCGCGGCGTCGCTCGCTCTCGTCGCTCTGGCCGCTCCGGCGTATGCCGCATTGGGCGCCGCGCCGACCTATCCCGTCACGGCCAGCAGCACGAGTGCTGGGGCGGCCAGCCAGAATAGCGCGGCGGTGGCGCGCTTCGCCGCCAGCGGCAGTGCGGCCTCGGCGGCTTACACCGTGAGCCAGACGACGCTGCCGTCGGGCACTGTGGTGAGCGAGTACATCGGCGCGGGCAATACGGTGTTCGCGTTGAGCTGGCAAGGCCCGACCATGCCGCCGCTCAAAACGCTGCTCGCCGCTTACTTCCCGTCGTATGTCCAGGCGCTCACTGACGCCCACGCCACGCAAGGCGGCGGCTACGGACCCGCCGCCGTGCATCAGTCGGCGCTGGTCGTGGAGACCGGCGGCCATATGGGCGCTTTCGTGGGACGCGCCTATTTACCGCAAGCGCTGCCGCAAGGCGTGAGCGCTGACGATATCAAGTAA